The DNA region GGAAGGGCTCCGGGCTCCGGTAGGCATCGCGCTTGTGAAGCCATCCTCTGTTTCCCCTGATCTCTCCCTGGACAAGACGCGGCTCATTTACACCGTGGCCACCGACACGGGCGAGACACGGCGTTTCGACCAGGCCGACATGCTCCACTACCCCTTCATCGGATGGGACGGGAAACATGGTCGGAGCCCGCTTGAGTGCGCACGCGAAGCCGTAGGCCTGGCCGCTGCCGCCCAGGAGTTCAACGAGCGATTCTTCAGCCAGGGCAACGCCGCCGACATCGCCATGGAGTTCCCCGGCAACGTCAACGACGACCAGATGAAGCGCATCCTCGACATTTACCAGCGCACCCGGAGCGGGATGGAGAAGCAGAGGCTTCCGCTCATCTCAACCGGCGGCGCGACCATCAAGCGCATCGACTTCAACGCCGAAGACTCGCAGCTTCTTGAATCAAGATCCTTCCAGGTCGAAGACATTTGCCGCTTCTACGGCGTGCCGCCTCACATGGTCGGGCACACTTCGAAAAGCACGTCTTGGGGCACTGGCATTGAAGAACAGACCTTGGGCTTTGTGAAGTTCACCTTGCGCGACATCCTCAAGGGCATCGAGCAGGAAGTGAACCGCAAGCTTTTGAAGAAGCAGAAATTCTACTGCAAGTTCAACCTGGACGCCCTGCTCCGCGCAGATAGCAAGGGCCGCTCCGAGTTTTACAAGGCCGCAGTGGGCGGCACGCAGAGCCCCGGATTCATGACCGTGAACGAAGTCCGCGCACTCGAAAATTTACCACCGCTTGATGGCGGTGACACGCTTTTCGTCCCGGTGCCAGCAAGTGCACCTGAGAAAAAGGAGGCAGACAATGCCGAATAAGATGACGGCAAGAACGGTCATTATGCAGGCCGAAGAGGACGCAAAAAAAAGGCTGGCGAACGGCTCGTCCATTCTTCAGTCTCCGCCTCCTGCTATCAGCGACTCCAAAGAAGAGGCTACCGTCTATGTTTATGACGCCATAGGTAGTTGGTTTGGGATCGACCCCGCATCGTGGGTCCCCGCGTTTAACGCCATCAAGGCCAAGAACATCCACTTGAGGATCAATAGCCCTGGCGGGTCCGTGTTTGACGCAGAAGCGATTTACAACGCGATTCGTGAGCATCCATCCTTTGTGACCGCACATATT from Deltaproteobacteria bacterium includes:
- a CDS encoding phage portal protein, with amino-acid sequence MNFNPFRWFSGSKQPANVYKDVIAEEKAIELLFGGYGVPTTSGMVVNEQTAMRISVVYRCVSLIAGTIASLPCEVYRYKGGKSELAEDHPAYWLLHDEPNPLMSANTFWKNFIWWALMRGNGYGLIGRTEGLRAPVGIALVKPSSVSPDLSLDKTRLIYTVATDTGETRRFDQADMLHYPFIGWDGKHGRSPLECAREAVGLAAAAQEFNERFFSQGNAADIAMEFPGNVNDDQMKRILDIYQRTRSGMEKQRLPLISTGGATIKRIDFNAEDSQLLESRSFQVEDICRFYGVPPHMVGHTSKSTSWGTGIEEQTLGFVKFTLRDILKGIEQEVNRKLLKKQKFYCKFNLDALLRADSKGRSEFYKAAVGGTQSPGFMTVNEVRALENLPPLDGGDTLFVPVPASAPEKKEADNAE